One window of the Chitinophaga niabensis genome contains the following:
- the sprA gene encoding cell surface protein SprA — translation MPRKNYYGAIAVIGVVSFIIVESAARPRNSSGNTYKSNSEIAVNRKTDIAKPDTTAKPDTLKFPIRDRRGSAVTDPVKNAIDLKDPALIRKEVEYDPVTKQYIVTEKIGSQNYRQPTVMSFADFYRLQAQQSEQDYWQKRANTIGNLNQRTTAPQLYYGDKLFDRVFGGTKVDIKPQGSLGLTFGYQGQNVKNPVLVERARKNGGFDFDIDINMNVTGKIGEKLKLITNYNTQSTFDFENQVKLEYTGYQDEIIKKIEAGNVSFPLSSSLISGVQSLFGVKTQLQFGRLTVTSVLSNQKSQKQNMVLRGGNSIQDFTIKADEYEDNRHFLMGQFFRDTFNYAMATLPVIRTQTNIIRVEVWVTNKTGATTDTRDIVGLMDLGEFRPFNTSLTVTTSDRKPNNGTNILYSNLVSDPGARNSGTVVSRLLAMGLQPVQEFEKTFARKLDSADYVVNRQLGFISLNQQLQPDEVLAVAYQYSYNGRVYQVGEFSQDVPPDQNNSANQRILFLKLLKATSARPALPIWDLMMKNIYATNAFQINRQDFKLDVLFKDPGTGTGVGDRVPSEKRYLPDAKGQFAGAPIITILNLDRLNNQNDPQPDGVFDYVEGYTINSMNGKVIFPVLEPFSEGLRRAFEGDPVLEKQYLYPMLYDSIKVIAQQFPNLNRYILKGSYKSSNSSEISLNAYNIPPGSVTVTAGGQMLRENVDFIIDYNLGRIKIINGGVLSSGVPINVQFENNALFGQQVRNYMGTRLDYFVNDKLNIGGTVVRMSERPYYQKVNYGDDPIKNTVVGLDANYVSEWRGLTRMLDKLPNFQSTRPATINFTGEVARLFPGHSKLVNAAGSKQGQVMIDDFEGARNGYDLKFPSTSWALASTPRDATDANGNILFPEAALNDTLPYGRNRALLAWYIIEPTLQIPNSPNLPPGVGPSQSDPRTRLVYQKDVFPNRSTDFGQSQLSTLDLAYYPEEKGPYNFESSPLALFPNGRLRNPRSRWGGMMRAIDNSDFETANIEFIEFWIQDPFITNQTSTGGQLYFNLGNVSEDVLKDSRKAFENGLPNPITDRNKLDSSRWGRVPKFQQQITQAFDNDPAIRRYQDVGFDGLLDDDEQHFRAAYLNDLLAVFGASSDAYRNAIKDPSNDNYKWYRHGDYDAAPNPTGGKGTGILGRYKYINGPEGNSPVSDNNSQFSQAATNYPESEDLNRDNTMNETEEYFQYRVNITPNMQVGSNYLVDKFTTTVQYPDNSTHDEVWYQFKVPVNQYDRKVGNIPDFKSIRFMRMFLTGFEDSVVLRFAKLDLVRNQWRRYLYELKPGDPIPVDQTTAFNASAVNIEENSRRKPIPYVLPPGILRQNTLSTNNTNILLNEQSLSAQICDLKDGDTRALYKNLNLDLRQYSRIQMFIHAEAVNVPTSLKDNDLQAIVRVGSDFTENYYEYRIPLKVTPWNSTTEAAIWPDLNNLDLQLDRFSQLKQKRNNDGASPLIPYVQADGNNFIAIMGNPSLGDVRSIMIGVLNPQNDGMPLCTEVWFNELRLTGLDEKGGYAALARMDLQLADLGSVTFSGNMHTAGFGGIDQRVNERFRDNYLQYDVATNLDLGKLLPKRTGITVPVYAGYSQTVSNPEYDPYDLDIKLKDKLALARDKEQRDSIRKNAQDFTSITSLNFTNVRKMAVGKSKSRLWDIENFDISYSYSQINRHNPVIQSDVLTRHRGGLGYNFAGTPKFIEPFRKLIKSKSPWFGLVKEFNFNYIPSIISFRADVTRQFGATRMRNVGGGPFLLQETYDKYFTFDRYYIFKLDISRNLSLDFNATNMARIDEPTGRINTGPKKDSVRNNFFKLGRTTNYFHNATITYTLPTAKFPLLSWTNVAVSYGTEYRWIGASRLAMYLGNAIENSHQKMVNAELKFTDLYNKSKWLRKMNASSGSDFVQPPIMNNAAAPKAAPKAAEEDAQVSGFVKALMRVAMSLKRATINYSENAGTRLPGYLDSTKLIGMNFASMAPGLPFVFGYQPDKKWMDDFSKKGLLSRDTLFNIQFQQQFTQKLDVQVNLEPVRDLRIDLNLTKSFTKTHSELYKDTIGNGAFGHLNPYDAGGFEITFIAIKTMWGKINTENGVSTTFKDFESYRKIISARLGKENPYNGGGSVPEFDPKDPEYRYGYGRYAQDVLIPAFLAAYTGKSPETIGLLKQGATNVRSNPFKNILPRPNWRITYNGLSRVKPFTDFLTNFTLTHAYVGALSMNSYNTALMFYDPLLLGYPAFRDSVSGNYVPYFLLPNMTITEQFAPLLEADMTFTNSLNVRLGFKRSRTLSLSLIDYQLSEMRSSEITMGAGYRVRGFPLPFKVGKDGGNRLENDLNFRLDLSFRDDKTVNNRLDADLVIPTSGQKVIGIQPTIDYVVNNRLNIKFFYDRRQTIPVISTAYPITTTRGGLTLRFMLAQ, via the coding sequence TTGCCAAGAAAGAATTACTATGGTGCTATTGCAGTAATAGGTGTTGTCTCTTTTATCATTGTGGAATCGGCCGCCAGACCAAGAAATAGTTCGGGAAATACCTATAAAAGTAATAGTGAGATTGCGGTTAACCGGAAAACTGATATCGCGAAGCCAGATACTACTGCGAAGCCTGACACGCTGAAATTCCCCATCCGTGACCGGAGGGGCAGCGCTGTGACCGACCCCGTGAAGAATGCGATCGATCTGAAAGATCCCGCTCTCATCAGAAAAGAGGTTGAATACGACCCCGTTACAAAACAATATATCGTTACGGAAAAGATCGGCAGCCAAAACTACCGGCAGCCTACCGTGATGAGCTTTGCCGATTTTTACCGCCTCCAGGCACAACAAAGCGAACAGGATTACTGGCAAAAAAGGGCCAATACCATCGGTAACCTCAACCAAAGGACTACCGCTCCCCAGTTATATTATGGTGATAAATTGTTCGACCGGGTTTTCGGGGGGACCAAAGTGGATATTAAACCACAGGGATCACTGGGACTTACTTTTGGTTACCAGGGGCAGAACGTAAAGAACCCCGTGCTGGTGGAACGGGCCCGTAAGAACGGAGGTTTCGATTTCGACATAGATATTAATATGAACGTGACCGGGAAGATCGGGGAGAAGCTGAAGCTGATCACCAATTATAATACCCAGTCCACCTTCGACTTTGAAAACCAGGTAAAACTGGAATATACCGGCTACCAGGATGAGATCATTAAAAAAATAGAAGCGGGTAACGTAAGTTTTCCGCTCAGCAGCTCCCTGATCTCCGGGGTGCAATCCCTTTTTGGGGTCAAAACCCAGTTGCAATTTGGCCGCCTCACGGTAACCAGTGTACTGAGTAATCAAAAATCCCAAAAGCAGAACATGGTGCTGCGGGGAGGAAACAGTATCCAGGATTTTACTATCAAAGCAGATGAATACGAAGACAACCGGCACTTCCTGATGGGCCAGTTCTTCCGCGATACCTTTAATTATGCCATGGCCACCCTGCCCGTTATCCGTACCCAAACGAATATCATCCGGGTGGAAGTTTGGGTGACCAATAAAACAGGGGCCACCACAGATACAAGGGATATCGTAGGTCTGATGGACCTTGGAGAATTCCGTCCTTTTAATACCAGCCTTACTGTTACCACTTCAGACCGTAAGCCCAACAACGGAACCAATATCCTCTATTCCAACCTGGTAAGCGATCCCGGGGCCAGGAATTCAGGGACTGTGGTAAGCCGCCTGTTGGCAATGGGCCTGCAACCGGTGCAGGAGTTTGAAAAAACTTTTGCCCGTAAACTGGATTCTGCGGATTACGTAGTGAACCGTCAATTGGGTTTCATTTCGCTCAACCAGCAATTGCAGCCGGATGAGGTATTGGCCGTAGCGTATCAGTATTCTTATAATGGCCGTGTTTACCAAGTGGGTGAGTTTTCACAGGATGTACCGCCAGACCAGAATAATTCCGCCAACCAGCGGATCCTGTTCCTGAAACTCCTCAAAGCTACATCCGCCCGTCCCGCATTACCTATCTGGGACCTGATGATGAAAAACATCTACGCCACCAACGCCTTCCAGATCAACCGGCAGGATTTTAAACTGGATGTTTTATTCAAAGACCCGGGTACCGGAACAGGAGTAGGAGACAGGGTGCCGAGTGAAAAAAGATACCTCCCCGATGCCAAAGGCCAGTTTGCAGGCGCACCGATCATTACCATCCTCAACCTGGACAGGCTCAACAACCAGAACGACCCCCAACCGGATGGGGTGTTCGATTACGTGGAAGGATATACGATCAACTCCATGAACGGGAAGGTGATCTTCCCCGTGCTGGAACCTTTCTCGGAAGGCCTGCGGAGAGCATTTGAGGGAGATCCCGTACTGGAAAAACAATATCTCTACCCCATGCTGTACGACTCCATCAAAGTGATCGCACAGCAATTCCCGAACCTGAACAGGTACATCCTCAAAGGTTCCTATAAATCTTCCAACTCTTCTGAAATTTCACTGAACGCTTATAACATCCCTCCAGGTTCTGTAACTGTTACAGCCGGTGGCCAGATGTTGCGCGAGAACGTGGATTTCATTATCGATTATAACCTGGGCCGGATCAAGATCATCAACGGAGGTGTATTGAGTTCAGGTGTTCCCATCAATGTGCAGTTTGAAAATAATGCCCTCTTCGGTCAACAGGTCCGTAACTACATGGGTACGCGCCTGGATTATTTTGTGAACGATAAATTGAACATTGGTGGTACGGTAGTAAGAATGAGTGAAAGACCTTACTACCAGAAAGTGAATTATGGGGATGACCCGATCAAGAATACCGTAGTGGGGCTGGATGCAAACTATGTTTCAGAATGGCGCGGCCTTACCCGCATGCTGGATAAATTACCCAACTTCCAATCCACCCGCCCTGCCACCATTAATTTCACAGGAGAGGTGGCCCGTTTATTCCCAGGCCACAGCAAACTCGTGAATGCAGCCGGTAGCAAACAGGGGCAGGTAATGATAGACGATTTTGAAGGAGCACGCAACGGATATGATCTCAAATTCCCTTCTACCAGCTGGGCTTTGGCTTCTACACCCAGAGATGCTACGGATGCAAACGGTAATATCCTTTTCCCCGAAGCTGCTTTAAATGATACACTGCCTTATGGCCGCAACAGGGCATTACTGGCCTGGTATATTATTGAACCTACTTTACAGATCCCGAACTCACCGAATCTGCCACCAGGCGTAGGCCCATCACAAAGTGATCCGCGTACCCGCCTCGTTTACCAGAAAGATGTGTTCCCGAACCGTTCCACAGATTTCGGCCAGAGCCAGTTAAGTACTTTGGACCTTGCTTATTATCCGGAAGAAAAAGGGCCTTACAACTTTGAATCCTCACCGCTGGCATTGTTCCCGAACGGCAGGTTGCGTAACCCAAGGTCCCGCTGGGGAGGTATGATGCGCGCCATCGATAACAGTGACTTTGAAACGGCGAATATTGAGTTCATCGAATTCTGGATCCAGGATCCTTTCATCACCAATCAAACCAGCACAGGCGGTCAGTTATATTTCAACTTAGGTAACGTTTCTGAAGATGTACTGAAGGATTCCCGGAAAGCTTTTGAGAACGGATTACCTAATCCAATAACAGACAGGAACAAACTGGACTCCAGCCGCTGGGGCCGTGTTCCCAAATTCCAGCAGCAGATCACGCAGGCTTTCGATAACGACCCCGCCATCCGCCGTTACCAGGATGTTGGTTTCGATGGTTTGCTGGATGATGATGAACAACATTTCCGCGCTGCCTATCTGAACGATCTCTTAGCCGTTTTCGGCGCCAGTTCTGATGCTTACCGCAATGCCATAAAAGATCCTTCCAACGATAATTACAAATGGTACCGTCATGGAGATTATGATGCGGCGCCAAACCCTACCGGTGGAAAAGGTACCGGCATCCTGGGAAGGTATAAATATATTAACGGGCCGGAAGGCAACTCCCCGGTTTCTGATAATAACTCACAGTTCTCACAGGCTGCTACCAACTATCCTGAATCAGAAGACCTGAACAGGGATAACACCATGAACGAAACGGAAGAGTACTTCCAGTACCGGGTGAACATTACACCCAATATGCAGGTGGGTAGCAATTACCTGGTGGACAAATTTACCACCACGGTACAGTACCCTGATAATTCCACACATGATGAAGTATGGTACCAGTTCAAAGTACCTGTGAACCAGTACGACAGAAAAGTGGGTAATATCCCGGATTTCAAATCCATCCGTTTCATGCGGATGTTCCTCACCGGCTTTGAAGATTCCGTTGTGCTGCGTTTTGCAAAACTGGACCTCGTACGTAACCAATGGCGCCGTTACCTGTATGAACTGAAACCAGGTGATCCTATCCCGGTAGATCAAACAACAGCTTTCAATGCGTCCGCCGTGAACATTGAAGAGAACTCCCGCCGCAAACCTATTCCTTATGTACTGCCTCCCGGTATCCTGCGTCAGAATACCCTGAGTACAAATAATACAAACATCCTGCTCAATGAACAATCCCTGTCCGCACAGATCTGCGATCTGAAAGATGGTGATACAAGGGCATTGTATAAAAACCTGAACCTGGACCTTCGTCAATATAGCCGCATCCAGATGTTCATACACGCGGAAGCCGTAAACGTTCCCACTTCTTTAAAGGATAATGATCTGCAGGCGATCGTGCGGGTGGGTAGTGACTTTACAGAGAACTACTACGAATACCGCATTCCGTTGAAAGTAACGCCTTGGAATTCTACTACGGAAGCTGCCATATGGCCTGATCTCAACAACCTCGATCTTCAGCTGGACCGTTTCAGCCAGTTGAAACAGAAACGTAATAATGATGGAGCATCTCCATTGATCCCATACGTACAGGCAGATGGTAATAACTTCATTGCTATTATGGGTAATCCAAGTTTAGGGGATGTACGCAGTATCATGATCGGTGTATTGAATCCACAGAATGATGGGATGCCACTATGTACGGAAGTATGGTTCAATGAACTGCGCCTCACCGGTTTGGATGAAAAAGGCGGTTATGCTGCTTTAGCACGGATGGACCTGCAACTGGCAGACCTGGGTTCTGTTACCTTCAGCGGTAATATGCATACCGCAGGTTTTGGAGGAATTGATCAGCGGGTGAATGAACGTTTCCGTGATAACTACCTGCAATATGATGTAGCCACGAATCTTGATCTTGGAAAATTATTGCCAAAACGTACCGGCATCACGGTTCCGGTTTACGCAGGATATTCTCAAACCGTGAGCAATCCGGAATATGATCCATATGATCTGGACATCAAACTGAAAGATAAACTGGCACTGGCGAGAGATAAAGAACAAAGGGATTCTATCCGTAAGAATGCACAGGATTTTACCTCTATCACCAGTCTCAACTTTACCAATGTGCGTAAAATGGCAGTTGGTAAATCGAAGAGCCGCCTCTGGGATATTGAGAACTTTGATATCAGCTACTCCTATTCACAGATCAACCGGCACAACCCTGTTATCCAGAGTGATGTGCTCACCCGTCACCGTGGTGGTTTAGGTTACAACTTTGCAGGAACACCTAAGTTCATTGAACCGTTCAGGAAACTGATCAAGAGTAAATCTCCCTGGTTTGGTTTGGTGAAAGAATTCAACTTTAACTACATTCCTTCTATCATCAGCTTCCGTGCAGATGTGACCAGGCAGTTTGGTGCAACCCGCATGCGTAACGTAGGTGGCGGACCATTCCTTTTACAGGAAACATACGATAAGTATTTCACCTTCGACCGTTACTATATCTTCAAACTGGACATCAGCCGTAACCTGTCCCTCGATTTCAATGCCACCAATATGGCACGCATCGATGAACCAACAGGCCGTATCAATACCGGGCCAAAGAAAGATAGTGTGCGTAATAACTTCTTCAAGTTAGGCCGTACCACCAACTATTTCCACAATGCCACCATTACGTATACATTGCCTACTGCAAAATTCCCGCTCCTGAGCTGGACGAACGTAGCCGTAAGTTATGGAACAGAATACAGGTGGATAGGCGCATCCCGCCTGGCAATGTACCTTGGTAACGCCATTGAGAACTCTCATCAGAAAATGGTGAATGCCGAATTGAAGTTCACAGACCTCTATAATAAGAGTAAATGGCTGAGGAAGATGAATGCTTCTTCCGGTAGCGATTTTGTACAGCCGCCGATCATGAACAATGCTGCTGCACCAAAAGCAGCACCAAAAGCAGCTGAAGAAGATGCGCAGGTATCAGGTTTCGTAAAAGCACTGATGCGTGTAGCCATGTCTTTAAAGAGAGCAACGATCAACTACTCAGAAAACGCCGGTACCCGTTTACCCGGTTACCTGGATAGTACGAAACTGATAGGGATGAACTTTGCATCTATGGCTCCGGGTCTTCCATTTGTATTCGGTTACCAGCCTGATAAGAAATGGATGGACGACTTCTCGAAGAAAGGTCTCCTTTCCCGCGACACCCTTTTCAATATCCAGTTCCAACAACAGTTCACGCAAAAGCTGGATGTACAGGTGAACCTTGAGCCGGTACGCGATCTGCGGATAGACCTCAATCTCACCAAGTCATTCACAAAAACGCACTCTGAACTCTATAAGGATACCATCGGTAATGGTGCTTTCGGTCACCTCAATCCATATGATGCCGGTGGTTTTGAAATAACTTTCATTGCCATTAAAACCATGTGGGGTAAGATCAATACAGAGAATGGTGTATCTACCACTTTCAAGGATTTTGAGTCTTACCGTAAGATCATCTCTGCCCGTTTAGGTAAAGAGAACCCTTATAATGGTGGAGGTTCCGTACCTGAATTTGATCCTAAAGATCCGGAGTACCGTTATGGTTATGGCCGCTATGCGCAGGATGTACTGATCCCTGCATTCCTGGCAGCTTACACCGGTAAGAGCCCTGAAACCATCGGTTTGTTGAAACAGGGCGCAACCAACGTAAGATCCAATCCGTTCAAGAACATCCTGCCAAGACCTAACTGGCGGATCACTTATAATGGATTGAGCAGGGTGAAACCATTCACAGATTTCCTGACCAACTTCACTTTAACACATGCATACGTAGGAGCCCTCAGCATGAACTCCTACAATACCGCATTGATGTTCTATGATCCATTGCTGTTAGGTTATCCGGCCTTCCGCGACTCTGTTTCCGGTAATTACGTACCTTACTTCCTGCTGCCGAACATGACCATTACGGAACAGTTTGCACCATTGCTGGAAGCAGATATGACCTTTACCAACAGCCTGAACGTGCGCCTGGGCTTCAAACGCAGCCGTACACTGAGTCTTAGCCTGATCGATTACCAGTTGAGTGAAATGCGTTCCAGCGAAATAACCATGGGCGCAGGATACCGTGTTCGCGGATTCCCGCTGCCATTCAAAGTTGGCAAAGATGGCGGTAACCGTCTGGAAAACGACCTCAACTTCCGCCTGGACCTGAGTTTCCGTGACGATAAAACCGTGAACAACCGTTTGGATGCTGACCTGGTGATCCCCACCAGCGGTCAGAAAGTGATCGGTATTCAGCCTACAATAGACTATGTGGTGAACAACCGCTTAAATATCAAGTTCTTCTATGACCGCCGTCAGACCATTCCGGTGATCTCTACAGCCTACCCGATCACCACTACCCGCGGAGGTTTGACGTTACGGTTCATGCTCGCACAATAA
- a CDS encoding response regulator: MKKILIIEDNVEIRENIAEILELASYTVLTAENGKEGMETAIAHLPDLIICDIMMPVLDGYGVLHMLQKNEQLWNTPFIFLSAKAETAEIRKGMEMGGDDYITKPFNTTDLLNAVASRLKKARQISKVTSLTLYGLNTLIHAATNKEIQESMKENSETQRYKKKQEVYIEGHRPCCLYYIMKGKVRTYKRNEEGKELVIGLYNEGDFLGYTALLEQRAYSENADVLEDAELVIIPREDFEALLFNNLGILHKFIQLLSRNVTEKEDQLLGIAYNSLRKKVSIALLSLYKKYNPSESENYSIDMSRDSLAALTGVAKESLIRTLGDFRDEKIINIKEGRIYITDRKKLELI; this comes from the coding sequence TTGAAAAAGATATTAATTATAGAAGATAACGTTGAGATCCGGGAAAACATCGCGGAGATACTTGAACTGGCCAGCTATACCGTTTTAACTGCTGAGAATGGAAAAGAAGGCATGGAAACGGCCATTGCGCACTTACCGGACCTGATCATCTGCGACATTATGATGCCTGTGCTGGATGGATATGGGGTATTACACATGCTCCAGAAAAACGAGCAGTTATGGAATACTCCCTTTATTTTCCTTTCCGCAAAGGCAGAAACAGCAGAGATCCGGAAAGGAATGGAAATGGGGGGAGACGACTATATTACCAAGCCCTTTAATACCACAGATCTTTTAAATGCAGTAGCAAGCCGGTTGAAAAAAGCAAGGCAGATCAGCAAAGTAACATCCCTTACCCTATATGGATTGAACACCCTTATTCATGCCGCAACCAATAAGGAGATACAGGAGTCAATGAAAGAAAACAGTGAAACGCAGCGGTATAAAAAGAAACAGGAAGTATACATAGAAGGTCACCGCCCCTGCTGCCTTTATTATATCATGAAAGGGAAGGTCAGGACCTACAAGCGGAATGAGGAAGGAAAAGAGCTTGTCATTGGCTTATATAATGAAGGTGATTTCCTGGGGTATACAGCTTTACTGGAACAAAGGGCTTATAGTGAAAATGCAGATGTACTGGAAGATGCGGAACTGGTGATCATCCCCAGGGAAGATTTTGAAGCCTTGCTTTTTAATAACCTGGGGATCCTCCATAAGTTCATTCAGCTGCTTTCCCGGAATGTCACAGAAAAAGAGGATCAACTATTGGGGATTGCCTATAATTCGCTCCGGAAAAAAGTATCTATTGCTCTTTTGTCCCTGTATAAAAAATACAATCCTTCCGAAAGCGAAAATTATAGTATCGATATGAGCAGAGATAGCCTGGCTGCGTTGACAGGTGTAGCCAAGGAGTCATTGATCCGAACCCTGGGAGATTTCAGGGATGAAAAAATTATCAACATAAAAGAAGGACGGATCTATATTACAGACAGAAAGAAACTGGAATTAATTTAA
- a CDS encoding CAP domain-containing protein produces the protein MRCTIPVLMLFILAGCSKEPLTIMNPPAKVATAIADTAFAFDNPVNKALLLELINDYRSKGCNCGDTFMAPAVPLTWNKNLERASWLHSKEMSDSGYFSHAGRNGSSPGSRIAAMGYKWKAYEENLALGILTEVTLVKGLMGSVVHCKAMMNPKVNETAVALYKNFWTQELAAQ, from the coding sequence ATGAGATGTACGATCCCTGTGTTAATGTTATTTATACTGGCTGGTTGTTCCAAAGAACCATTAACAATAATGAACCCTCCGGCAAAAGTTGCTACAGCGATAGCGGATACAGCATTTGCATTCGACAATCCTGTGAACAAAGCACTATTGCTTGAACTGATCAATGATTACAGAAGCAAAGGTTGCAACTGCGGAGACACCTTTATGGCGCCGGCTGTTCCCCTCACCTGGAATAAAAACCTGGAAAGAGCTTCCTGGCTGCATAGCAAAGAGATGAGTGACAGCGGTTATTTTAGCCATGCGGGCAGGAATGGCAGCAGCCCGGGAAGCCGGATCGCAGCAATGGGCTATAAATGGAAAGCATATGAAGAAAACTTAGCGCTGGGGATATTAACAGAGGTTACACTTGTTAAAGGATTGATGGGCAGTGTCGTACACTGTAAAGCCATGATGAACCCTAAAGTGAACGAAACCGCCGTTGCCCTGTATAAGAATTTCTGGACACAGGAACTGGCTGCTCAATAG
- a CDS encoding TonB-dependent receptor translates to MLRIFILFLLTLPCIPTAAQMQLQGRVIDAQTREALPGVTIQCNANGCTTDAQGRFTLSEPHLIDSIQVSYIGYVAKRMPAAQKGEMVIYMEPLSTRLNEVIVTAGRDKQFRTEAPIAISAISTQQLKETKATSLEQVLNKVSGVYMVDLGNEQHTMAIRQPIGYRSLFLYLEDGIPIRTTGDFNHNALIEINMAALKTIEVIRGPASSLYGSEAVGGAVNFITLSPTLLPTAKVQAEMSNWGYKRTDFSISGTKGKLGVILGGYYANQHNGYIEHSDFHKLALTLKTEYKINDRTTWTNGISLVDYQTDQTGGVDSTNFFSKNYKSFHTFSYRMVKAFRVRSTLEHQWNANNFTSFTAFYRHNEIGQNPFYAIKTTNNPLKARGEINSDAFQSYGLLIQHKKRFSWKNASLITGFSADYSPAEYFANYIDVDRDAAGYFTGYTPTDSVLTDYHAGLLNTALYAQAEMSPIAHMKVIAALRYDRMDYNFDNHLPPSAFTGSPDERNYFHAWTPKLGLTYDFGQDRGLYANYSVGFAPPNISELYRGVKVPTLRSATYNNYEIGGWFSFAKNKGYVDVSLYRMDGTNEIVSVRLPDGSSENQNAGKTRHSGVEWNLRYAPVPSILFRTGGTYAVHDFVAYEDKGKQFGGNRMNGAPAVITNTEITWKPAFLKGFRTGLEWQHVGKYFMDPANTEEYGGYDLLNARVGYSIGGFECWLNCRNVADVMYAVTVDKSAFGKSYRPGPNRTFNVGVAYTFSAKK, encoded by the coding sequence ATGCTTCGCATTTTTATACTTTTTTTATTAACCCTTCCCTGCATACCCACCGCCGCCCAAATGCAACTACAGGGCCGGGTAATTGATGCGCAAACAAGGGAAGCACTCCCCGGTGTTACCATCCAGTGCAATGCCAACGGCTGCACAACAGATGCGCAGGGGAGGTTCACACTCTCAGAACCACACCTGATCGATTCTATACAGGTATCATATATTGGCTATGTTGCTAAACGCATGCCCGCCGCACAAAAAGGAGAGATGGTCATTTACATGGAACCGCTTTCCACCCGTTTAAATGAAGTGATTGTTACTGCCGGAAGGGATAAACAGTTCCGCACGGAAGCACCGATCGCTATCAGTGCTATCTCCACCCAGCAGCTCAAAGAAACAAAAGCTACTTCACTGGAACAGGTATTGAACAAAGTGAGCGGCGTGTACATGGTAGACCTCGGAAATGAACAACATACCATGGCTATCCGCCAGCCCATTGGTTATCGCAGTCTTTTCCTCTACCTGGAAGATGGTATTCCCATCCGCACCACGGGAGACTTTAACCACAATGCACTCATTGAAATAAATATGGCTGCGCTGAAAACAATAGAAGTGATCCGCGGCCCGGCCTCATCTTTATATGGCAGCGAAGCTGTTGGTGGCGCCGTGAACTTCATCACATTATCTCCTACTTTATTACCTACAGCCAAAGTGCAGGCGGAAATGAGCAACTGGGGATACAAACGCACAGACTTCAGCATATCTGGCACTAAAGGCAAACTGGGCGTGATCCTGGGAGGTTATTATGCCAATCAGCACAACGGATATATTGAACATAGCGACTTCCACAAATTGGCACTCACCTTAAAAACCGAATACAAGATCAACGACCGCACTACCTGGACGAACGGGATCTCTCTGGTAGATTACCAAACAGATCAGACAGGCGGGGTAGACAGCACCAACTTCTTCTCCAAAAACTACAAAAGCTTTCACACCTTCTCTTACAGGATGGTAAAAGCTTTCAGGGTGCGCAGCACTTTGGAGCATCAGTGGAATGCCAATAACTTCACCAGTTTCACAGCCTTCTATCGCCATAATGAAATAGGGCAGAACCCTTTCTATGCCATCAAAACCACCAACAATCCCTTAAAGGCCCGCGGTGAAATAAACAGTGATGCTTTTCAGAGTTATGGTCTGCTCATACAGCATAAGAAACGTTTCAGCTGGAAGAATGCTTCGCTGATAACCGGGTTCAGTGCAGATTACAGCCCCGCAGAATATTTTGCTAACTATATTGATGTTGACAGAGATGCGGCCGGATATTTTACCGGTTACACCCCAACAGATTCCGTATTAACGGATTACCATGCCGGTTTATTAAATACAGCCTTGTATGCGCAGGCTGAGATGAGCCCCATAGCGCACATGAAAGTAATTGCCGCATTGCGTTACGACAGGATGGATTACAATTTTGATAATCATCTTCCTCCTTCCGCTTTTACTGGTTCTCCCGATGAACGTAATTACTTTCATGCCTGGACGCCTAAGCTGGGATTGACGTACGATTTTGGTCAGGACCGTGGATTGTACGCCAATTACAGCGTGGGTTTTGCACCTCCTAATATCTCGGAACTCTATCGCGGTGTAAAAGTACCCACCCTTAGATCTGCCACATACAACAACTACGAGATCGGCGGATGGTTCTCTTTCGCAAAGAACAAAGGATATGTGGATGTGAGCCTTTACCGCATGGATGGTACAAATGAAATAGTAAGTGTACGTTTGCCGGATGGTTCTTCCGAAAATCAGAATGCCGGTAAAACCCGCCACAGCGGAGTAGAATGGAACCTGCGTTATGCACCTGTTCCTTCCATCCTTTTCCGTACCGGTGGCACTTATGCCGTACATGATTTTGTGGCGTATGAAGACAAGGGGAAACAGTTCGGCGGTAACCGCATGAATGGTGCCCCCGCTGTGATCACCAATACAGAGATCACCTGGAAACCTGCTTTCCTGAAAGGATTCCGCACTGGACTGGAATGGCAGCACGTGGGTAAATACTTTATGGACCCGGCGAATACAGAAGAATATGGAGGGTATGATCTGCTGAATGCCCGCGTGGGATATAGTATCGGGGGCTTTGAATGCTGGCTGAACTGCCGCAACGTGGCAGATGTAATGTATGCTGTAACTGTAGATAAAAGTGCCTTTGGCAAAAGTTACCGCCCCGGCCCGAATAGAACTTTTAATGTTGGAGTGGCTTATACCTTCAGCGCAAAAAAATAA